A window of Fusarium falciforme chromosome 1, complete sequence genomic DNA:
GCTCGGATCTCGCCCGCCGCTGCGTTGATGGTCTGGTTCCGGCGGAATGGCAGCTTGGTGACTATTTGCAGCGGTATAAACATGGAAATGAGACCCAGGATCTGAGCCGCGCGGGAAGGCTTGACGATCTTCCTGTAAGTCCTGGCAAGCACGCTCTCGGGGTCTTGGATAGCACCAAAGTCTCGCCCCATGCCAGCGACGCCGATGATATCAAGCGTTGCCCGCGATGCCCAGCTGGACACTTCAAGCTCGACCTCGTCTCGACCCCCAAGCTCTGTCGTCATAGCCTGGGTCACCTCTTTAGCTTTGCGCCAAAAGATGGGATACATGTCCTTGATATGACGGAAGGCAAACGCAGGCGTCAAGCTGCGGCGCTGCATCTTGTGCTCATCGCCCTCGGCGAACAGCACACCTATTCCAAGGATGCGCCCGATGGATTGCTGCAAGTAACTCGGCTTCGCAAAGGCGTAGTTGTTGGTGACCAGCACCTCAGCCAACGCTTTGGGTGAGCAGACGAGGATCCGCTCCTGGTTCAACAGGCCGCGGTAGCGGATGATGCCATCGTTGGGGATCTCGGCCACCCTGGGATGAGGATTAGTATGTTGTTTTCAAAGTACAATTGCACCACAAGAGGCAATTGACGAACCATTCTCGCATTGGCAGGCCCGAAGGCTCTGCAAATATCCTCTTTGCCTGGCCCAGAAGCCAGTGGTTGTTGGAGGGTTCAGGCAGATGTCGCAACGGCGACACGAGCAGCGGATAGACCCATATCGCCCAGACAACCCAGAACACGAAGCCCACAGTCCACAGCCCTGTAAAGTGCTTCAACAGGAGCAGCCTGGACCAATCGTTCTGCACCCAGGTGAGAGCCAGAGTGACCGTGGCAGCACCGCCCGTGATGTTCTCCCACGGCAACCCCATGACGACTTGAGGCCCTCACTCTTGAGTATCTTGCGCGTCAAAGGGAGTTAGGTCAAGCAACGGGAGCAACCAATACTTTAACGCGGGCGGGACAAGTAGCGACAGGAGTTGGGCTTTGCAGGGGACGGAGCCAGGGGTAACAGCCACGGGATGGTCTTATAAGCGATTCGTTTATCTTAAACGCAGTGGAGATTCCGTCAATGTCCCCAGACTCGTCCAAGACTTGAGCCGTCAGAGAAGTTGGGAATTGCTCCAGGTCGGCCTATCCTGGTTTCCGATCGGTCGTCAACATTGTGCCGGTGTCCCAACGGACATTGCCGTTCCAACTCAAACTCCGACCGGCAGCCATGTTGGCCGAGTCTCTTACACTATGCGCTAGCCTCGCCCACTTCATCGCTCTCCAAGAGGGCGAGCTAGGGTTGCATCAGAGTTGATGGGGGGCACAAAGTGGGTTTCTTTATGAGATTATCGCTAATTCCGCTGTTGTAATAGGACAGTCATTGGCAGACAAGCCCTGCTGCTGCGCTTCCCCCCAAAATTGTCAAACGTCATGAAAACGCCAGATGACACTCCCTCCTAAAAAGAAAACCATAACCTGGTGCAATTTCCATGAATCAATCCATGATGCCCTCAATGCCAAAGCCAACGCCAAATCAATCCCTCCCTCGCATGCGAATCGGATTCTTGTATCATCGTCCGCAACCTGTTCCATGCCCTTTCTGTCGACGTCCACTCGGCACCTGAGTGCCAACCAAATTCTAGGTCCATGACCTCAACCACTCAGCCGATCTTGTCTATCCCCTGGCCTTCGCGGGGTAATATCTCAACCACGTGGTAGTTGCCGCTTGTCCCGTGTCGCTTCACTTACTGGGTTGACGCATTTCGACCGAGAAATGCGCGCCTCGCACGAGCCTGGCCACGGCGCTACCAAGACCGATTACTGTTGCCCTGGATAGGTCCAGGTAGATCCTGCGGCGTAGCCAAGGAGGGGGTTGCGTTCTCGTTACCTCCCGAAGCCGGGGCAGCTTGCGCCTGTGGTGGCGGGTTCCGAATCTCCAGGAGCGGCAGATCATGAGATGGCGCCGCCCCAAGAGGGTGTCTGTCTGTGGCGCCTATGAACACTCCCTGCGGTTGGTACATTGGTGCTAATGGCGAGAGAGCAGACATTGAGATGGTAGATGCGGGAGTCGATGCCTCTCCGGGCGCATccgtggttgttgttgaggtgCTATTCGGGGGACCGTTCAACCGACCATTCGACATTTGATCCCGTTCATTGGTCCATTGTTGCCGTCGCTCCATCGGCGACATCTCGTCCCAGTGGTGCACAAACGAGTGGCCGATCAAAGGTGCACCCGGAGCAGCGCGCTGCGAGGGCGTGTCGAAATGGACAGCACGGCTATGGCCTCCCGACAGTGGCCTCAGCTCGCGAGTGTGTCCGTTGTCGTGTCGGGCTCTGGTTCGACGTTGTCGTTCGCCCGCATCACTTGGTGGTGATCTTCGTCCAGCCGTGACAGGCTGTCGCGAAGGGGATCCGTTTCTGCCCCCCATCCCATAAGACATTACCATCGCTCTGGCCAAGATGTCGTCTGGATTAGCGGTTGCCCTATCGAGTCTGTCAGCTACTAACAATCAAGACATCAGCGCGGTAGGAAGTCCAGTCACGCACCTTGACGAAACATGGAGTCCCTGCgacctcatcaagctcatgAAGGCGCGCGTAGAAGCGCTGGTGTGCTGTTTGGGTTCTGAATGCAGCTTGTCACGACAATATGGGCAGCTATCTGACTGATCAAGCCACGTTTTGATGCAGTGGTCTCCGAAGATATGCCCGCATTTCGGGAGACGGAGGGGCGACTCGCGAACACCCTCAGGACTTTCGACGCCATAATCGCCGTAGCAAATGACACAACCTGCGACGCATTAGCTTCACCATACCACCAATTCATTCAAGAGCGAGATCGCCTACTTCGGTCTCCTTCCGGGATATCTTCAATCTTGACACTTTCGAGAGATCGCAACGTCGACTTGGATGCCACCATCTTGGTACTAACAGCACCTCTCATGAGTTGCATGTGACGGAGGACTGTTTCTTCATTTGCCTCAGCAGAGGAATCTGACCCGCCCGGGCTGTACATGCCATGCTCGAAATACACATGCCGGGcagcgtcgtcatcatcttcccGCCCAGGCTCCGACGACATGATGCGAGTGGATGTTGGTCTGCGCTGGCGTGTGTGGTGAGATCTGCGGAAACCAGACGAAGGAGGGGATGGCCCTAATGAATATTAGCTGGTGCAAGCGACTGGTTTCGTGCGCGCTGCATGATACGGTGGCGTCGGACGAGGGTTTCTCGCAAGCCAGAGCTCGGTGTAACCAGAGAGGAGGCTGGCTGACCCCGAGACAAGAGGGAAGCTTACTGGTAGGAGAAGGTATGTCACGAAAGACAGTCCTTGAAGAAGTGGAAGCCGACGAAAAGTGACCCCGAcgcggtggtggtgttgacatGTAAGGGTGAGGGGGGAGAGGCACAGGCACGGGTACGGGCACGGGCACGAAATGAGGagagttgttgttgtgttGGCCGAAGTTGTTTGTCGGAGGTTCTGATGCGAGAAACGGCGGgcgctgttgctgttgctgctgtgaATTAGGCTCCGGAGCTGCACCTGCACCTGCACTTGGCGGTGGAATACCCAGGCCTGCAGGCGGCTGAAAGCTCAATGGCCGGCCGGGAATTTGGTTTGCAAAGGCTCCATCACGGCTGTGAGCACCCGTGCCGGAAGCGACCGGCGCTACGGGGGGTGGCATGGCGCTGCGATGGTAGGTCTGATGTCGTCCACTCGGTCGCGGAGATATGGCTCCCGGCATGCTTTCTGGAAACGCATGGGGATGCGGCAGACCCAGCATTGGCGGCAAGATGcctccatgatgatgaccgAGCTGGAACGGATCCGGACCGGAGCCGGGTGCAGGCTGCAACGGGTGGTGAGGATAGCTCTGAGGCAAGCTTGGATTCTGCGTCTGCCATGGGTAAGAAGGTGAGTTGTGTGAGTGAGACATCCAATGGTTCGAAGCCGAGTGTACGGGATCGTAGTGGCCAGAAGACCGAGGGTTGTGCATTATATAGTCCATGGGATCCATGGGATCCATCTTGGGCGACGCAGCTCGGCTGCTAGATGAACCTCGTCTGCAATGATCTGGGCTGGCGGAGTCTTGCAAAAGAGAAGCCGCCCGGGAGCCTGATGTGGTATACCAGGCGTCGCGGGGGTTGAAAAGGACGGCTCAGACGCTGCGAGTCTCGAATAGGCACGATGCGGATGCGGATGCGGATGCGGGTGGCAGCAACACCAGCTGCCTGGACGACTGCCCCACGTAAGTGATGGGTATGTGTATTCGTAGTATTCTAGCAGTGTTGGACTAGGACTATCGGGAGCATGCTGCGATCACAGGGCGGTGATCGGGAAACGCGGAGGGGTCGAGGTCTTGGGACCAAGGACTTCCGGATGCCGAAGCGAGggaccaagaaggaggagaggtaGAGCCGAATGAGGGCGGGCGGCCGCGGTGGGAGGATGGTGAGGATGAGGGGCAGCAGCTGCTGGGTCTGTCTGTTATCGGGGGGGCTGCGATAACGCCGATGACGACGTAGCTTGTAACTTTAGCGGCGGCGTCCAGGGTCAAGACGACGAAAGCTGACGGGCGAGACCAAAGCAGCGACGAGAAGCGGTCGTCAAACGATGGCGAAGACGAAGACGGCGAGGTGGAAAGAGAGgagggaaggaagggaaaagagaGGAATAAAATGGTGTGGGGGACAGACAGAACAGACAGAAaaagctgagctgagctgagcgaGCGAGACAAGAGGAGAAATGCAAAAAAAGAAGACCGGATGCCACGTCTTGTACGAATGAGACTCCCTGGACCGGACTGGACTGCACTGGCCGACGGTGGACGGGTGGTGATGCTGTGGGTTGCAGGGACAGGCTCGGGCGGAATCCAGCAGTGCCAACGTCTTTGTCCGTCGCTCGCGAGTGAGGCCGGGCTTGGCTGGGCCTGCCTGGGAGGTGGTCTAGACGCTGCCTGAGCGAACGAGCAACTCTGACACCGGGGCAAGCTCTATTTCCCTTTGCTACCAGGGGGAAGGATGAAGAGGGGGCGATTTGAACGAGGCGCACAGCAAGGTAGGTACAGGACTTTGAAGCAGGCGAGCGTCGGAAGTGGCAATGGCAGGCGTCAGGAAATGTCGTGAATGTGGCCGGCTAGGCGGGCGATGGTGGATGTAAGtgcaatggatggatgctagGTAGCTACCCAACCTGGAAAGAAGAGCGGGAGTAGGTGGATGTGGGAGAACAGAAGCCGGTGGGCAGCTCCAATGGGTCAACGGTTGCGAGCGTACGAGGAGGCGTTTAGGTGGTGTAGCAGGACGTGAGAGGAAACAGGTCAGATTCAGGTTACGGAGGCGTAAGGAAGAGacggcaggcaggcaggcggGCAAAGGTGAAGCCCGGGAATGAAAGAAAAGGCTTCTTTGTCTTTACGTAGGCGTACCGGCGGAGAGGACGGACGTCTGGAGTAATATGGAACAGAATAGGTAGAGAAAAGGGTTTAAAAAAAGGGAGCAGGAATGAACAGGCCAGCGGGCTGCTCTTGTCCCTCCAACAGAAACCctggggatgatgatggcaccaAATGTCGCAGTCAAGTCAGAGCCGGAGTCGCAGTCAAGTCGCAGTCGCAAGTCGCGGTTGGCCGTCCACCACACACTCTCTCACTCACACTCCCCAAAATTGCTGGACTGGTGCCGGCCGGCCGTGTTTGGCAGCAAGTGGAGAGTCGTCGGGTTGATCGGTACAGGACGGTGTCCGTATCC
This region includes:
- a CDS encoding RING-type domain-containing protein gives rise to the protein MDPMDPMDYIMHNPRSSGHYDPVHSASNHWMSHSHNSPSYPWQTQNPSLPQSYPHHPLQPAPGSGPDPFQLGHHHGGILPPMLGLPHPHAFPESMPGAISPRPSGRHQTYHRSAMPPPVAPVASGTGAHSRDGAFANQIPGRPLSFQPPAGLGIPPPSAGAGAAPEPNSQQQQQQRPPFLASEPPTNNFGQHNNNSPHFVPVPVPVPVPLPPHPYMSTPPPRRGHFSSASTSSRTVFRDIPSPTRPSPPSSGFRRSHHTRQRRPTSTRIMSSEPGREDDDDAARHVYFEHGMYSPGGSDSSAEANEETVLRHMQLMRGAVSTKMVASKSTLRSLESVKIEDIPEGDRSCVICYGDYGVESPEGVRESPLRLPKCGHIFGDHCIKTWLDQSDSCPYCRDKLHSEPKQHTSASTRAFMSLMRSQGLHVSSRATANPDDILARAMVMSYGMGGRNGSPSRQPVTAGRRSPPSDAGERQRRTRARHDNGHTRELRPLSGGHSRAVHFDTPSQRAAPGAPLIGHSFVHHWDEMSPMERRQQWTNERDQMSNGRLNGPPNSTSTTTTDAPGEASTPASTISMSALSPLAPMYQPQGVFIGATDRHPLGAAPSHDLPLLEIRNPPPQAQAAPASGGNENATPSLATPQDLPGPIQGNSNRSW